A genomic region of Ovis aries strain OAR_USU_Benz2616 breed Rambouillet chromosome 20, ARS-UI_Ramb_v3.0, whole genome shotgun sequence contains the following coding sequences:
- the LOC101112891 gene encoding complement C4-like isoform X1, whose translation MRLLWGLIWASGFFALSLQKPRLLLFAPSVVRIGVPLSVAVKLQDAPSGQVVRGSVFLRNPSHVNELCSPKVDFSLSSGRDFILLNLPIPHEQARLCHLHLLRGAPEVQLMVQSPWLRDSLSKQTDTQGVNLLFSSRRGHLFLQTDQPVYNPGQRVRYRVFALDQKMRPASDILTVTVENSQGFRVRKREVFAPSSIFQDNFLIPDISEPGTWKISARFSGSLDSNSSTQFEVKKYVLPNFEVKIIPENPYILTTPGFLSDIQVIIQARYIYGKPVQGVAYVRFALLGEDGEKTFLRGLESQTKLVDGQCQISLQKAEFQGVLEKLNISINDLPGLRLYVAAAVIESPGGEMEEAELTSWRFVSSPFSLDLSKTKQQLIPGVPFLLQALVRDMSGSPASGIPVKVSAKLFSGSTSKNQDFERNTDGSGQVIVSLGVPRTISEVQLSVSAGSPHPAVGSLTVKAPLSRSSGFLSIEWQNPRPLKVGETLNLNLQAVGISGSFSYFYYMILSRGQIVSVHREPKTHLTSISVFVDHRLVPSFHLVAFYYHGGVPVANSLRVDVQAGGCEGKLELNVDSSKAYRPGDTVKLNLQTGSRALVALGAVDTALYAVGGKSHRPLDMVKVFEAMNSYDLGCGPGGGDTAPQVFKAAGLAFSDGDHRTEIRKSLSCPKESKSRKKRNVNFQKAIHEKLGQYTSPVAKRCCQDGLTRLPMVRTCEQRAARVQQPACREPFLSCCQFAENLRKKARTRGQVGLARALELLKEEDLIEEDDIPVRSFFPENWLWKVEEVDRFSQLQLLLPDSLTTWEIHGVSLSKSTGLCVATPARLRVFREFHMHLRLPVSVRRFEQLELRPVLYNYLDRNLTVSVRVSPVEGLCLAGGGGLAQQVQVPAGSARPVGFSVVPIAAAAVSLKVVARGSFDFPVGDAISKILQVEREGALHREEIVYDLNPLDPRGRTLEIPGNSDPNIIPEGDFKSFVRVTASDPLEALGSEGALSPGGLASLLRLPQGCGEQTMTLLAPTLAASRYLDKTEQWSLLPPETKDRAVDLIQKGYTRIQEFRKRDGSYGAWLHRDSSTWLTAFVLKILSLAQDQVGGSPEKLQETATWLLSQQRDDGSFHDPFPVMDRSMQGGLVGSDETVALTAFVVIALHHGLVVFPDKTSEQLRRVENSISRANTFLGAKANSGILGAHASAITAYALSLTEAPEDLRSVAHNNLMALAQDIGDKLYWGSVTTSPSNVLSPTLAPHSPADPIPQAPALWIETTAYGLLHLLLWEGKAELADQAASWLTGQGSFQGGFRSTQDTVMALDALSAYWIASHTTEETGVNVTLSSLGRSGLKSHVLQLTNHQVHRLEEELQFSLGSKINVEVRGNSRGTLKVLRSYNVMDMTNTTCQDLQIEVTVMGHVEYTMEAEEDYEEYEYEDSPAGDDPEAHSRPVTPLQLFDGRRNRRRREAPKAAEEREPRVQYTVCIWRTGKVGLSGMAIADITLLSGFHALRADLEKLTSLSDRYVSHFETEGPHVLLYFDSVPTSRECVGFGAVQEVPVGLVQPASAVLYDYYNPERKCSVFYGAPRKSKLLSTLCSADVCQCAEGKCPRQRRALERGQQDVEGYRMKFACYSPRVDYGFQVKVLREDSKAAFRLFETRITQVLHFTKDARATADQTRNFLVRASCRLQLEPGKEYLIMGLDGATYDLKGDPQYLLDSNSWIEEMPSERMCQSTRHRTPCAQLKSFLQAYGTQGCQV comes from the exons ATGAGGCTCCTCTGGGGGCTGATCTGGGCATCTGGCTTCTTCGCCTTGTCTCTGCAGAAGCCCAG GTTGCTCCTCTTTGCTCCTTCTGTGGTTCGCATAGGGGTCCCCCTGTCTGTGGCCGTGAAACTCCAGGATGCTCCTTCAGGACAGGTGGTGAGAGGATCCGTGTTCCTGAGGAACCCATCCCACGTTAATGAGCTCTGCTCCCCGAAGGTGGATTTCAGCCTCAGCTCAGGCAGAGACTTCATACTCCTCAACCTCCCG ATTCCCCACGAGCAGGCCAGGCTCTGTCACCTCCATCTCCTCCGCGGAGCCCCCGAGGTGCAGCTCATGGTGCAGTCGCCGTGGCTCAGGGACTCTCTGTCCAAACAGACAGACACGCAGGGTGTCAACCTGCTGTTCTCCTCTCGCCGGGGGCACCTCTTTCTGCAGACAGACCAGCCCGTTTATAACCCTGGCCAGCGGG TTCGCTACCGAGTCTTTGCTCTGGATCAAAAGATGCGCCCGGCCAGTGACATCCTCACAGTCACGGTGGAG AACTCTCAAGGCTTCCGCGTGCGAAAAAGAGAAGTGTTtgctccttcctccatcttccagGACAACTTTTTGATCCCAGACATCTCAGA GCCAGGAACATGGAAAATCTCAGCCCGTTTCTCAGGCAGCCTGGATTCCAATAGCAGCACCCAGTTTGAGGTGAAGAAATATG ttcttcccaactttgAGGTGAAGATCATTCCTGAAAACCCCTACATCCTGACAACGCCTGGCTTTCTTAGTGACATCCAAGTGATCATCCAGGCCAG GTACATCTACGGGAAGCCAGTGCAGGGGGTGGCATATGTGCGCTTTGCACTCCTGGGAGAGGACGGTGAAAAGACTTTCCTTAGGGGCCTGGAGAGTCAGACCAAG CTGGTGGATGGCCAGTGCCAAATTTCCCTGCAAAAGGCCGAGTTTCAGGGCGTGCTGGAGAAGCTTAATATTAGCATTAATGACCTCCCAGGGCTGCGCCTGTATGTTGCAGCAGCCGTTATTGAGTCTCCAG GAGGAGAGATGGAGGAGGCAGAGCTCACGTCCTGGCGTTTCGTGTCATCTCCCTTCTCCCTGGATCTAAGCAAAACCAAGCAGCAGCTTATCCCTGGGGTCCCCTTCCTGCTGCAG GCCCTGGTCCGTGACatgtcaggctccccagcctctggcattCCCGTCAAAGTGTCTGCCAAGTTGTTTTCTGGATCGACTTCTAAAAACCAGGACTTTGAACGGAACACAGATGGGAGCGGCCAAGTCATCGTCTCCCTTGGGGTTCCTCGGACCATCTCAGAAGTGCAGCTCTCG GTGTCTGCAGGCTCCCCCCACCCTGCCGTAGGCAGTCTCACTGTGAAAGCGCCCCTGTCCAGAAGCTCTGGGTTTCTGTCCATTGAGTGGCAGAATCCTCGACCTCTTAAAGTCGGAGAGACCCTTAACCTAAACCTGCAAGCCGTGGGCATCAGCGGGAGCTTCTCCTACTTCTATTACATG ATCCTGTCCCGGGGCCAGATCGTGTCTGTGCATCGAGAGCCCAAGACCCACCTGACCTCCATCTCTGTGTTTGTGGACCATCGCCTGGTGCCCTCCTTCCACCTCGTGGCCTTCTACTATCACGGGGGCGTCCCGGTGGCCAACTCCCTGAGAGTGGACGTCCAGGCTGGAGGCTGTGAGGGGAAG CTGGAGCTGAACGTGGACAGTTCCAAGGCGTATCGTCCTGGGGACACTGTGAAACTCAACCTGCAAACAGGGTCTCGAGCCCTGGTGGCCCTGGGAGCTGTGGACACGGCTCTGTATGCTGTGGGTGGCAAGTCCCACAGACCCCTCGACATGGTCAAG GTCTTCGAAGCTATGAACAGCTATGACCTTGGCTGTGGTCCCGGCGGTGGAGACACTGCCCCTCAAGTGTTCAAGGCAGCTGGTCTGGCCTTTTCTGATGGAGACCATCGGACTGAAATCAGAAAGA GTCTGAGCTGTCCCAAGGAGTCAAAGTCTCggaaaaagagaaatgtgaaCTTCCAAAAGGCGATTCATGAGAAGC TGGGCCAGTACACTTCCCCCGTAGCCAAGCGCTGCTGCCAGGACGGGCTGACGCGGCTGCCCATGGTGCGCACCTGTGAGCAGCGGGCGGCCCGGGTGCAGCAGCCGGCCTGCCGAGAGCCCTTCCTGTCCTGCTGCCAGTTTGCCGAAAACCTGCGCAAGAAGGCCCGGACCAGGGGCCAGGTGGGCCTGGCCCGAG CCTTGGAGCTCCTGAAGGAGGAGGACCTGATTGAAGAGGATGACATCCCCGTGCGCAGCTTCTTCCCCGAGAACTGGCTTTGGAAAGTGGAAGAAGTGGACCGCTTCTCCCA ATTGCAGCTGCTGCTCCCGGACTCTCTGACCACGTGGGAGATCCACGGCGTGAGCCTGTCCAAAAGCACAG GCTTGTGTGTGGCCACCCCGGCCCGACTCCGAGTGTTCCGTGAATTCCACATGCACCTCCGCCTGCCGGTCTCTGTCCGCCGCTTTGAGCAGCTCGAGCTGCGGCCTGTCCTCTACAACTACCTGGATAGAAATCTGACC GTGAGCGTCCGCGTGTCCCCAGTGGAGGGGCTGTGCCTGGCCGGGGGTGGAGGGCTCGCCCAGCAGGTGCAGGTGCCCGCGGGCTCTGCCCGGCCCGTTGGCTTCTCTGTGGTGCCCATCGCAGCTGCTGCCGTGTCCCTCAAGGTGGTGGCTCGAGGATCCTTCGATTTCCCTGTGGGGGACGCAATATCTAAGATTCTACAAGTCGAG AGAGAAGGGGCCCTTCACAGGGAGGAGATAGTCTATGATCTCAACCCCCTGG ACCCCCGAGGCCGGACCTTGGAAATTCCTGGCAACTCTGATCCCAATATTATCCCTGAAGGAGATTTCAAGAGTTTCGTCAGAGTCACAG CCTCGGACCCACTGGAAGCATTGGGCTCTGAGGGGGCCTTGTCCCCAGGAGGCCTGGCCTCCCTCCTGAGGCTTCCCCAAGGCTGCGGGGAACAAACCATGACCCTCTTGGCTCCAACACTGGCTGCTTCCCGCTACCTGGACAAGACCGAGCAGTGGAGCCTGCTGCCCCCTGAGACCAAGGACCGCGCCGTGGATCTCATCCAGAAAG GCTACACGCGGATCCAGGAATTTCGAAAAAGAGATGGTTCCTATGGGGCTTGGTTACATCGGGATAGTAGCACCTG GCTCACGGCCTTTGTGCTGAAGATACTGAGTTTGGCCCAGGATCAGGTGGGTGGCTCACCTGAAAAGCTGCAGGAGACGGCCACGTGGCTGCTTTCCCAGCAACGGGATGATGGCTCATTCCATGATCCTTTTCCAGTAATGGATAGGAGTATGCAG GGAGGCTTAGTGGGAAGCGATGAGACTGTGGCGCTCACAGCCTTCGTGGTCATCGCCCTTCACCACGGGTTGGTGGTCTTCCCAGACAAGACTTCAGAGCAGTTGAGGAGAGTG GAAAATTCCATCTCAAGAGCAAACACCTTCTTGGGGGCAAAAGCAAACTCAGGGATCCTGGGCGCCCACGCCTCTGCCATCACCGCCTACGCCCTGTCGCTGACTGAGGCTCCCGAGGACCTTCGAAGCGTTGCCCACAACAACCTCATGGCCCTGGCCCAGGACATCGGTG ATAAGCTGTACTGGGGCTCAGTCACCACTTCTCCAAGCAACGTCCTGTCACCCACTCTGGCTCCACACAGCCCAGCAGACCCCATTCCCCAGGCCCCGGCCCTGTGGATTGAAACCACGGCCTATGGCCTGTTACACCTGCTGCTATGGGAGGGCAAGGCTGAGTTGGCTGACCAGGCTGCATCCTGGCTGACTGGCCAGGGCAGCTTCCAAGGGGGATTTCGCAGCACCCAG GACACTGTTATGGCTCTGGATGCCCTGTCTGCATACTGGATCGCGTCCCACACCACCGAGGAGACGGGAGTCAACGTGACCCTCAGCTCCTTGGGCCGCAGTGGACTCAAGTCCCACGTGTTGCAGCTGACCAACCACCAAGTCCAcaggctggaggaggagctgcaG TTTTCCCTGGGAAGCAAGATTAACGTGGAGGTGAgaggaaacagcagaggaaccTTGAAG GTCCTTCGCAGCTACAATGTTATGGACATGACGAACACAACCTGCCAGGATCTTCAGATTGAAGTGACGGTCATGGGCCACGTCGAGTATACGA TGGAGGCTGAGGAGGACTACGAGGAATACGAGTATGAGGACTCTCCAGCCGGGGATGACCCCGAGGCCCACTCCCGGCCCGTGACACCCCTGCAGCTATTTGATGGTCGGAGGAACCGCCGGAGGAGGGAGGCCCCCAAGGCAGCTGAGGAACGGGAACCCAGGGTGCAGTACACCGTGTGCATCTG GCGGACTGGCAAGGTGGGGCTGTCGGGCATGGCCATTGCGGACATCACCCTCCTGAGTGGATTCCATGCCCTGCGGGCTGACCTGGAGAAG CTGACCTCCCTCTCTGACCGATATGTGAGCCACTTTGAGACCGAGGGTCCCCACGTCCTGCTGTACTTTGACTCG GTCCCCACCTCCCGGGAGTGTGTGGGCTTTGGAGCTGTGCAGGAGGTGCCCGTGGGGCTGGTACAGCCGGCCAGTGCTGTCCTGTATGACTACTACAATCCTG AGCGCAAATGTTCTGTGTTTTATGGGGCACCACGTAAGAGCAAACTCTTGTCCACGTTGTGCTCTGCGGATGTCTGCCAATGTGCTGAGG GGAAGTGCCCTCGACAGCGCCGGGCCCTGGAGCGTGGGCAGCAGGACGTGGAGGGTTACCGCATGAAATTCGCCTGCTACTCTCCCCGAGTGGACTATG GCTTCCAGGTTAAGGTTCTCCGAGAAGACAGCAAGGCCGCATTCCGCCTCTTTGAGACCCGTATCACCCAAGTCCTGCATTTCA CCAAGGATGCCAGGGCCACCGCTGATCAGACCAGAAACTTCCTGGTCCGAGCCTCTTGCCGCCTTCAGTTGGAACCTGGGAAAGAATATCTGATCATGGGTCTGGATGGGGCCACTTACGACCTCAAGGGAGA CCCCCAGTACTTGCTGGACTCCAACAGCTGGATCGAAGAGATGCCCTCTGAGCGCATGTGCCAGAGCACCCGCCATCGGACGCCCTGTGCCCAGCTCAAGAGCTTCCTCCAGGCGTACGGCACGCAGGGCTGCCAGGTGTGA
- the LOC101112891 gene encoding complement C4-like isoform X2 codes for MRLLWGLIWASGFFALSLQKPRLLLFAPSVVRIGVPLSVAVKLQDAPSGQVVRGSVFLRNPSHVNELCSPKVDFSLSSGRDFILLNLPIPHEQARLCHLHLLRGAPEVQLMVQSPWLRDSLSKQTDTQGVNLLFSSRRGHLFLQTDQPVYNPGQRVRYRVFALDQKMRPASDILTVTVENSQGFRVRKREVFAPSSIFQDNFLIPDISEPGTWKISARFSGSLDSNSSTQFEVKKYVLPNFEVKIIPENPYILTTPGFLSDIQVIIQARYIYGKPVQGVAYVRFALLGEDGEKTFLRGLESQTKLVDGQCQISLQKAEFQGVLEKLNISINDLPGLRLYVAAAVIESPGGEMEEAELTSWRFVSSPFSLDLSKTKQQLIPGVPFLLQALVRDMSGSPASGIPVKVSAKLFSGSTSKNQDFERNTDGSGQVIVSLGVPRTISEVQLSVSAGSPHPAVGSLTVKAPLSRSSGFLSIEWQNPRPLKVGETLNLNLQAVGISGSFSYFYYMILSRGQIVSVHREPKTHLTSISVFVDHRLVPSFHLVAFYYHGGVPVANSLRVDVQAGGCEGKLELNVDSSKAYRPGDTVKLNLQTGSRALVALGAVDTALYAVGGKSHRPLDMVKVFEAMNSYDLGCGPGGGDTAPQVFKAAGLAFSDGDHRTEIRKSLSCPKESKSRKKRNVNFQKAIHEKLGQYTSPVAKRCCQDGLTRLPMVRTCEQRAARVQQPACREPFLSCCQFAENLRKKARTRGQVGLARALELLKEEDLIEEDDIPVRSFFPENWLWKVEEVDRFSQLQLLLPDSLTTWEIHGVSLSKSTGLCVATPARLRVFREFHMHLRLPVSVRRFEQLELRPVLYNYLDRNLTVSVRVSPVEGLCLAGGGGLAQQVQVPAGSARPVGFSVVPIAAAAVSLKVVARGSFDFPVGDAISKILQVEREGALHREEIVYDLNPLDPRGRTLEIPGNSDPNIIPEGDFKSFVRVTASDPLEALGSEGALSPGGLASLLRLPQGCGEQTMTLLAPTLAASRYLDKTEQWSLLPPETKDRAVDLIQKGYTRIQEFRKRDGSYGAWLHRDSSTWLTAFVLKILSLAQDQVGGSPEKLQETATWLLSQQRDDGSFHDPFPVMDRSMQGGLVGSDETVALTAFVVIALHHGLVVFPDKTSEQLRRVENSISRANTFLGAKANSGILGAHASAITAYALSLTEAPEDLRSVAHNNLMALAQDIGDKLYWGSVTTSPSNVLSPTLAPHSPADPIPQAPALWIETTAYGLLHLLLWEGKAELADQAASWLTGQGSFQGGFRSTQDTVMALDALSAYWIASHTTEETGVNVTLSSLGRSGLKSHVLQLTNHQVHRLEEELQFSLGSKINVEVRGNSRGTLKVLRSYNVMDMTNTTCQDLQIEVTVMGHVEYTMEAEEDYEEYEYEDSPAGDDPEAHSRPVTPLQLFDGRRNRRRREAPKAAEEREPRVQYTVCIWRTGKVGLSGMAIADITLLSGFHALRADLEKLTSLSDRYVSHFETEGPHVLLYFDSVPTSRECVGFGAVQEVPVGLVQPASAVLYDYYNPERKCSVFYGAPRKSKLLSTLCSADVCQCAEGFQVKVLREDSKAAFRLFETRITQVLHFTKDARATADQTRNFLVRASCRLQLEPGKEYLIMGLDGATYDLKGDPQYLLDSNSWIEEMPSERMCQSTRHRTPCAQLKSFLQAYGTQGCQV; via the exons ATGAGGCTCCTCTGGGGGCTGATCTGGGCATCTGGCTTCTTCGCCTTGTCTCTGCAGAAGCCCAG GTTGCTCCTCTTTGCTCCTTCTGTGGTTCGCATAGGGGTCCCCCTGTCTGTGGCCGTGAAACTCCAGGATGCTCCTTCAGGACAGGTGGTGAGAGGATCCGTGTTCCTGAGGAACCCATCCCACGTTAATGAGCTCTGCTCCCCGAAGGTGGATTTCAGCCTCAGCTCAGGCAGAGACTTCATACTCCTCAACCTCCCG ATTCCCCACGAGCAGGCCAGGCTCTGTCACCTCCATCTCCTCCGCGGAGCCCCCGAGGTGCAGCTCATGGTGCAGTCGCCGTGGCTCAGGGACTCTCTGTCCAAACAGACAGACACGCAGGGTGTCAACCTGCTGTTCTCCTCTCGCCGGGGGCACCTCTTTCTGCAGACAGACCAGCCCGTTTATAACCCTGGCCAGCGGG TTCGCTACCGAGTCTTTGCTCTGGATCAAAAGATGCGCCCGGCCAGTGACATCCTCACAGTCACGGTGGAG AACTCTCAAGGCTTCCGCGTGCGAAAAAGAGAAGTGTTtgctccttcctccatcttccagGACAACTTTTTGATCCCAGACATCTCAGA GCCAGGAACATGGAAAATCTCAGCCCGTTTCTCAGGCAGCCTGGATTCCAATAGCAGCACCCAGTTTGAGGTGAAGAAATATG ttcttcccaactttgAGGTGAAGATCATTCCTGAAAACCCCTACATCCTGACAACGCCTGGCTTTCTTAGTGACATCCAAGTGATCATCCAGGCCAG GTACATCTACGGGAAGCCAGTGCAGGGGGTGGCATATGTGCGCTTTGCACTCCTGGGAGAGGACGGTGAAAAGACTTTCCTTAGGGGCCTGGAGAGTCAGACCAAG CTGGTGGATGGCCAGTGCCAAATTTCCCTGCAAAAGGCCGAGTTTCAGGGCGTGCTGGAGAAGCTTAATATTAGCATTAATGACCTCCCAGGGCTGCGCCTGTATGTTGCAGCAGCCGTTATTGAGTCTCCAG GAGGAGAGATGGAGGAGGCAGAGCTCACGTCCTGGCGTTTCGTGTCATCTCCCTTCTCCCTGGATCTAAGCAAAACCAAGCAGCAGCTTATCCCTGGGGTCCCCTTCCTGCTGCAG GCCCTGGTCCGTGACatgtcaggctccccagcctctggcattCCCGTCAAAGTGTCTGCCAAGTTGTTTTCTGGATCGACTTCTAAAAACCAGGACTTTGAACGGAACACAGATGGGAGCGGCCAAGTCATCGTCTCCCTTGGGGTTCCTCGGACCATCTCAGAAGTGCAGCTCTCG GTGTCTGCAGGCTCCCCCCACCCTGCCGTAGGCAGTCTCACTGTGAAAGCGCCCCTGTCCAGAAGCTCTGGGTTTCTGTCCATTGAGTGGCAGAATCCTCGACCTCTTAAAGTCGGAGAGACCCTTAACCTAAACCTGCAAGCCGTGGGCATCAGCGGGAGCTTCTCCTACTTCTATTACATG ATCCTGTCCCGGGGCCAGATCGTGTCTGTGCATCGAGAGCCCAAGACCCACCTGACCTCCATCTCTGTGTTTGTGGACCATCGCCTGGTGCCCTCCTTCCACCTCGTGGCCTTCTACTATCACGGGGGCGTCCCGGTGGCCAACTCCCTGAGAGTGGACGTCCAGGCTGGAGGCTGTGAGGGGAAG CTGGAGCTGAACGTGGACAGTTCCAAGGCGTATCGTCCTGGGGACACTGTGAAACTCAACCTGCAAACAGGGTCTCGAGCCCTGGTGGCCCTGGGAGCTGTGGACACGGCTCTGTATGCTGTGGGTGGCAAGTCCCACAGACCCCTCGACATGGTCAAG GTCTTCGAAGCTATGAACAGCTATGACCTTGGCTGTGGTCCCGGCGGTGGAGACACTGCCCCTCAAGTGTTCAAGGCAGCTGGTCTGGCCTTTTCTGATGGAGACCATCGGACTGAAATCAGAAAGA GTCTGAGCTGTCCCAAGGAGTCAAAGTCTCggaaaaagagaaatgtgaaCTTCCAAAAGGCGATTCATGAGAAGC TGGGCCAGTACACTTCCCCCGTAGCCAAGCGCTGCTGCCAGGACGGGCTGACGCGGCTGCCCATGGTGCGCACCTGTGAGCAGCGGGCGGCCCGGGTGCAGCAGCCGGCCTGCCGAGAGCCCTTCCTGTCCTGCTGCCAGTTTGCCGAAAACCTGCGCAAGAAGGCCCGGACCAGGGGCCAGGTGGGCCTGGCCCGAG CCTTGGAGCTCCTGAAGGAGGAGGACCTGATTGAAGAGGATGACATCCCCGTGCGCAGCTTCTTCCCCGAGAACTGGCTTTGGAAAGTGGAAGAAGTGGACCGCTTCTCCCA ATTGCAGCTGCTGCTCCCGGACTCTCTGACCACGTGGGAGATCCACGGCGTGAGCCTGTCCAAAAGCACAG GCTTGTGTGTGGCCACCCCGGCCCGACTCCGAGTGTTCCGTGAATTCCACATGCACCTCCGCCTGCCGGTCTCTGTCCGCCGCTTTGAGCAGCTCGAGCTGCGGCCTGTCCTCTACAACTACCTGGATAGAAATCTGACC GTGAGCGTCCGCGTGTCCCCAGTGGAGGGGCTGTGCCTGGCCGGGGGTGGAGGGCTCGCCCAGCAGGTGCAGGTGCCCGCGGGCTCTGCCCGGCCCGTTGGCTTCTCTGTGGTGCCCATCGCAGCTGCTGCCGTGTCCCTCAAGGTGGTGGCTCGAGGATCCTTCGATTTCCCTGTGGGGGACGCAATATCTAAGATTCTACAAGTCGAG AGAGAAGGGGCCCTTCACAGGGAGGAGATAGTCTATGATCTCAACCCCCTGG ACCCCCGAGGCCGGACCTTGGAAATTCCTGGCAACTCTGATCCCAATATTATCCCTGAAGGAGATTTCAAGAGTTTCGTCAGAGTCACAG CCTCGGACCCACTGGAAGCATTGGGCTCTGAGGGGGCCTTGTCCCCAGGAGGCCTGGCCTCCCTCCTGAGGCTTCCCCAAGGCTGCGGGGAACAAACCATGACCCTCTTGGCTCCAACACTGGCTGCTTCCCGCTACCTGGACAAGACCGAGCAGTGGAGCCTGCTGCCCCCTGAGACCAAGGACCGCGCCGTGGATCTCATCCAGAAAG GCTACACGCGGATCCAGGAATTTCGAAAAAGAGATGGTTCCTATGGGGCTTGGTTACATCGGGATAGTAGCACCTG GCTCACGGCCTTTGTGCTGAAGATACTGAGTTTGGCCCAGGATCAGGTGGGTGGCTCACCTGAAAAGCTGCAGGAGACGGCCACGTGGCTGCTTTCCCAGCAACGGGATGATGGCTCATTCCATGATCCTTTTCCAGTAATGGATAGGAGTATGCAG GGAGGCTTAGTGGGAAGCGATGAGACTGTGGCGCTCACAGCCTTCGTGGTCATCGCCCTTCACCACGGGTTGGTGGTCTTCCCAGACAAGACTTCAGAGCAGTTGAGGAGAGTG GAAAATTCCATCTCAAGAGCAAACACCTTCTTGGGGGCAAAAGCAAACTCAGGGATCCTGGGCGCCCACGCCTCTGCCATCACCGCCTACGCCCTGTCGCTGACTGAGGCTCCCGAGGACCTTCGAAGCGTTGCCCACAACAACCTCATGGCCCTGGCCCAGGACATCGGTG ATAAGCTGTACTGGGGCTCAGTCACCACTTCTCCAAGCAACGTCCTGTCACCCACTCTGGCTCCACACAGCCCAGCAGACCCCATTCCCCAGGCCCCGGCCCTGTGGATTGAAACCACGGCCTATGGCCTGTTACACCTGCTGCTATGGGAGGGCAAGGCTGAGTTGGCTGACCAGGCTGCATCCTGGCTGACTGGCCAGGGCAGCTTCCAAGGGGGATTTCGCAGCACCCAG GACACTGTTATGGCTCTGGATGCCCTGTCTGCATACTGGATCGCGTCCCACACCACCGAGGAGACGGGAGTCAACGTGACCCTCAGCTCCTTGGGCCGCAGTGGACTCAAGTCCCACGTGTTGCAGCTGACCAACCACCAAGTCCAcaggctggaggaggagctgcaG TTTTCCCTGGGAAGCAAGATTAACGTGGAGGTGAgaggaaacagcagaggaaccTTGAAG GTCCTTCGCAGCTACAATGTTATGGACATGACGAACACAACCTGCCAGGATCTTCAGATTGAAGTGACGGTCATGGGCCACGTCGAGTATACGA TGGAGGCTGAGGAGGACTACGAGGAATACGAGTATGAGGACTCTCCAGCCGGGGATGACCCCGAGGCCCACTCCCGGCCCGTGACACCCCTGCAGCTATTTGATGGTCGGAGGAACCGCCGGAGGAGGGAGGCCCCCAAGGCAGCTGAGGAACGGGAACCCAGGGTGCAGTACACCGTGTGCATCTG GCGGACTGGCAAGGTGGGGCTGTCGGGCATGGCCATTGCGGACATCACCCTCCTGAGTGGATTCCATGCCCTGCGGGCTGACCTGGAGAAG CTGACCTCCCTCTCTGACCGATATGTGAGCCACTTTGAGACCGAGGGTCCCCACGTCCTGCTGTACTTTGACTCG GTCCCCACCTCCCGGGAGTGTGTGGGCTTTGGAGCTGTGCAGGAGGTGCCCGTGGGGCTGGTACAGCCGGCCAGTGCTGTCCTGTATGACTACTACAATCCTG AGCGCAAATGTTCTGTGTTTTATGGGGCACCACGTAAGAGCAAACTCTTGTCCACGTTGTGCTCTGCGGATGTCTGCCAATGTGCTGAGG GCTTCCAGGTTAAGGTTCTCCGAGAAGACAGCAAGGCCGCATTCCGCCTCTTTGAGACCCGTATCACCCAAGTCCTGCATTTCA CCAAGGATGCCAGGGCCACCGCTGATCAGACCAGAAACTTCCTGGTCCGAGCCTCTTGCCGCCTTCAGTTGGAACCTGGGAAAGAATATCTGATCATGGGTCTGGATGGGGCCACTTACGACCTCAAGGGAGA CCCCCAGTACTTGCTGGACTCCAACAGCTGGATCGAAGAGATGCCCTCTGAGCGCATGTGCCAGAGCACCCGCCATCGGACGCCCTGTGCCCAGCTCAAGAGCTTCCTCCAGGCGTACGGCACGCAGGGCTGCCAGGTGTGA